TCCGTGTGCATCGCAGGGCATGGGCGAAAAGTAGCTCGGCCTCCAAGCGGGGATTCCCGGCGCCGATCCGCCGGAGGGAAACCTCCATCATATGAAGCCGTTCCTGGAAAGTGGAGCCGCTCACGACGAATCCCAGCCTATTCCTCGATCCCCGCCGCCAGAGCCCGCTCGGCCTCGGCCACCTGAAGTTTCTCAATTAAGGTATCAAGATCACCTTCAAGCACGGCTTCGAGGTTGTACAATGTAAAACCGATGCGGTGATCGGTCACTCGGCCCTGCGGAAAATTATACGTGCGGATTTTCGCTGAACGATCACCGGTGGAAACCATGCTGCGCCGCGCATCGGCGACCTTCGCCACCCGATCGGTCCTGGCCTTATCGAGAATCTTTGAGCGCAACACCTTCAGCGCTTTCGCCTTATTCTTGATTTGGCTTCTCTCGTCCTGGCATTGTACAACAATACCCGTCGGGATATGCCGGATACGGACGGCCGAATCGGTCGTGTTGACACTCTGGCCGCCGGGTCCCGAAGAGCGGTAGACATCCACCTTCAGATCCTCGGGGGCGAACTTCACATCAACCTCTTCCGCCTCGGGAAAAACGGCGACAGTAATCGCCGATGTATGAATCCGGCCGCTCGACTCGGTCGTCGGCACTCTCTGAACGCGGTGAACGCCGCTCTCGAATTTAAACAGACCGTAAGCCCCCTCCCCCTGTATCGTGAGGACAATCTCTTTATAACCGCCGATCTCGGTGGGGTGGCTCGTCATGATTTCAATCTTGTAATGGTGCCGCTCCGCGAACCGGGTCATGAGCCGGAAGATATCGGCCGCAAAAAGCGCCGCTTCATCGCCGCCGGTACCCGCCCGAATCTCCATCATAGCGTTGCGGTCATCAGCGGGATCCTTGGGTATCAGCTTTCGTTTCAGCGCAATTTCGGCCTTCTCCGCCTGGGCCTCGAGTTCCAGGATCTCCTCTTCCGCCAGGGTGACGAGATCGGCGTCTTCTCCCAGGAAAATAATCTGCTGGGCTTCGGCCAGCGCCTCCGTCGCCTTTTGATAGACACGCATGGCTTCCAGGAGGTTCTGCACACGCACCCGATCACGCCCGACCGTCTTCAGCCTATCCTGATCCTTCAGGATCTTCGGATCGCTCAATTCCTGATTGATCTGCTCCATCTGCTCCAGCAGACGTTCCCGGCCTCTCAACAGATCATCCATAGGACACCCTTCCGGATTTGAAAAAAAACGATGAGGTCCGTCGCCGCTATCAGCGGGCGGACCCCATCCAACATGTGCTACGGCCTACTGACCGCCGGATGAGGGAGCTGACTTCTTCTTCGAGTCCTTTTGGGGCTCTTCATTTTTCTCATACTTCTTGCGGAATCGCTCCACCCGGCCGGCTGAATCAACAAGCTTCTGCTTTCCGGTGAAGAACGGATGGCAATTTGAGCAAATTTCGATCGTCGTATCTTTATCCATCGTGGAACGTGTCTCAATGACATTTCCACAAACACACTTAAAGGTACGATTCTCATACTTCGGATGTATGTTCTTCTTCATGACTCCCTCGTTTGTTACGAGTTCATAGACTCCAGGAACTTCTTGTTTGTCTTCGTTTGGCTCATCTTATCCACAAGGAACTCCATTGCTTCAACCGAATTCAGTTCACTGAGGAATTTGCGGAGAATCCAAACCTTGCGAAGATCGGCCTCGGCAATCAGAAGCTCTTCGTGGCGGGTTCCCGACCGATTCAGATCAATCGCGGGGAAGATCCGCTTGTCGCTGAGCTTGCGATCCAGGACCAATTCCATATTACCGGTACCCTTGAACTCTTCAAAGATAACCTCATCCATACGGCTGCCCGTGTCGATGAGCGCCGTGGCGCAAATCGTGAGGCTGCCGCCCTCTTCTATATTGCGCGCCGCGCCGAAAAATCTCTTCGGGCGGTGCAACGCGTTGGCGTCGACACCACCGGAGAGGATCTTTCCGCTGTGCGGAACGATGGTATTGTAGGCGCGCGCCAAACGTGTAATCGAATCGAGCAGGATGACGACATCGCGCTTATGTTCAACCAAACGCCGCGCCTTCTCGATTACCATTTCCGCAACCTGCACGTGCCGTTCCGCCGGCTCATCGAATGTGGAACTAACCACCTCGCCGTCAACCGAACGGGCCATATCGGTCACTTCTTCAGGGCGCTCATCGATGAGGAGGACGATCAGCATGACATCCGGGTGATTCTCTGTGATCGCCTGCGCGATTTTTTTGAGGATGACGGTTTTCCCCGCCTTGGGGGGTGAGACGATCAGCCCGCGCTGGCCTTTTCCGATCGGGGCGAGCAGGTCGATGATGCGGGTTGTGATATCGCGCTTGGCGACTTCCAAACGAAATCGCTCATTCGGATAAAGAGGCGTCAGGTTGTCAAAAAGTGTCTTTTCCTTCGTTGCTTCGGGACCCTCAAAATTGATCGCCTCCACCCTCAGCAGAGCGAAATACCGCTCGCCATCCTTGGGAGGGCGAACCTGCCCGGAAACAGTGTCGCCGGTCCGCAGATCGAATCGCTTGATCTGGCTCGGGGAGACATAGATGTCGTCGGGGCTTGGCAGATAGTTGTAATCAGGGGAGCGAAGAAAACCATATCCCTCGGGCAGGATTTCAAGGACACCTTCGGCGAAGATATTTCCATTCTTCTCAGTCTGCGCTTCAAGAATCTTAAACATAAGCTCTTGTTTTCGCAGACCGCTGGTGCCCTGAATACCCAACTCATTGGCGACTTTTACCAAATCCGAGATGGTCTTCCTTTTCATGTCGGCAATGTCCATCACTTGGCTCCTATTATTATGTATTGGACATGACAGTATAGCCTGGCACAGTGACAACCGTACATTTCAGGTTGAGATTTTCCCCTTGAATTCCCCAACATAGCAGGCCGATGGCTACGAGGCTTTCGAGATTCCCTTCCTGGTCTTCAAAATGATTCCGGTCCATCGGTCGGACTCGTAGAACAGCTGGATCGGATATCTGAATCAGGGAAGCATTGGGAGATTTGGCAGCCTAGCGGCTGGCTCCATCCTCAGTACAGTACAGATGCTAGGTCCCATTGCCGAAACTGTCAACACCTTTTCTCTGGGGCCTCTGGAGGGACATGCTGACCCTCCCCGGTCCTCAGATCATCCGACATGCACTCATTCTTAAAATCACCGCGCCATCGGGCGAGTTTTTGATACATTGCATTGCTAGGGTGATGTCGGGCTTGCTTCAACAGATCGTCGAGCCGGGGATTTCCGTGGGCCACATCTTCCATCCACTCTTTACCAAATCGGCCCGAGGCCGCCTCATTTAATATTTCGGCAAGTCTCTCCCTGACTTGATCATTGATGATCCTCGGCCCTCTTGTCAATTCCCCAAAAAGAGCCGTGGGGCTGATCTTTTCCCGCATCCCTTCGGGGCCGAAACGGGTGAGGAGGTCGGCGGTCACACCCACCTGCTGCATACATTCAATATAGGCCAGCTCTCCGGGATATCCCGCCTTAACCAGGGTATCGTACGCGGCTTGCGCCAAGGCCATCATCCCCCCGCAGAGGACCGCTTGCTCGCCAAAGAGATCCACGACCGTCTCATTTTCCACTGTCGTGATATAGACCCCCTGGCGCAATAACCCCAATCCCTGCGCCAGGGCCAAGGCCCTCTCCTCCGCCGATCCGCCGGCATCCTGATGCACCGCCACAATACCCGGCAGCCCCCGGCCTTCGATAAACGCCTCACGAAGCCTCGATCCCGGTCCGGTCGGCGCCACAAGGACCACATCCCAATCGGGTGGCGGTTCCAAACCTCCGTATAGGAGCGAGAAACCATGCGCCAAGCAAAGCAGGGGCGGATTCAAAATTTGCGCGGTGCGATCTTGGCTGCCCGCATCGCCGGCCGCGGGAGCCTCACGGCGGTCAGGGGGGGCGAAAACCTGTCGCGAGAGAATTTCCGCTTGATGCTCGTCGGGAAGCAGCGAAATGAGAATCCGGCACCGTTGAACGCACGCCTGCATTGATATGACTTCGAAGCCGTCGTCCCCAGCAACGCGGGCGCCCTCCCCACCGGGACGGGCGCCCACAAGGACCGTGAATTGATGGTCTCTTCCCGAATCTCTCAGGTTCAAGGCCTGCGCCCGGCCTTGATTTCCATAGCCGAGGACACCGATCCTCAGCCCCTTTAAATGATCCCAGGCCTGCGGCGTGTCACCGCGGACCCAATCGCCGATCATCAGTCGCCCGCGACGCTCGCTTTGAACTCGGATTGAAATTGCTGTTTGCAGTTCACAAAAGCATAGGCTTTCCCTTCGGTCCAATAGAACCAGCAAACATATTCCTGACCGGAGCTGTCGGTGAAACGCCGCACCTCCTCCGGCTCGCCCCTGTTACGAAGGGCGTCCAGCATATCCGACTTCGGACCGCAATTCGTCGCTTCATCCCGCACGGTCGCGGCGGTTTCCGGCCGGCTGTCGGAAAGAGCCTTCCCCAGCACAAACTCGGCGACGAACTCTTCCTTCTTGTCCAACTTGCTTAAGATCCGGCCGAGCAGGATCCGGTACTCACCGTCCTTGGAGTTGATATCAACAAGTTTCCGAGCCTGTACTTCGGCGTCAACATACTCCCCCAAATCCCACAGGGCCACGGTCATATTGTACAATGCATCCTCATCGGTGGCCACACGATCCACAACCTTTTGGTAGAAGTTGGCCGCTTCCCTGAGATACTCGGTCTTCTCCTCCTTGGGAACATTGAGGGCTTTCTGGAAATAACTGCCCGCCAATTGATAAAGCAAATCGGGTTCATCCGGCGTGATCTCCATCACATTGTGATAGAATCGGATGGCGTCATCCCATCGCTCGGTCTGATAGGCTTTATTCGCCAGATCCCAATAAACGGCGACCAGCAGCCCATTCACGTCTTCCTGTTTCTTCTGAGCCTCGGCGGCGTTTTGCGCATTGGCCATCTGCTCTGCCGCCATCTTCTGAACATTGGTAAAGATGGCGATCGCCGCATCCGTCTCACCGAGCTGATAACGCAATTTACCGATATAGATATGCGTATCTAATTGTTCAGGGGCGTAGATCGTGGCGATTTGAAACTGCTTTAGAGCTTCATTAAATTTCGCCTTGCTTCCCGCTTCATCGCCATCATCTCTCAGCACATTCCCTTCACCGGCCAGCCTCAGTGCGTCATTGTGCAGCTCCGTCCAGTAGTGCAGGCGATTGACCGTAATCTGATCCCCCAACTCCGGCATCAGTTCGACGGCCTTCTTAAGAGCCGCATCCGCCTCTTCGGGATGCTTCAGCTCGGCTTCGGTCAAGCCCAAGTACATGTAAGCCTCGCCGTTGTCGGGCTGTTCAATAATCGCCAATTGGAACTGCTCCAAAGCCCTCTCGAACCGGCGCTGATCAAAGTGAAGCTTACCCCCCGAAATATGAGCGCTTTTGCACGCCATGAGTCCCGACAGGCTGACGGCCACAATGAGGAGAAACAATATCTTCAGCAGTCGCATGTGCTACCCCCTATAAATCCCAACCCGCCGCTGTTGATGATCGTGGTTGGAAAACAGCGGCCCTCGTTGGTGAGGGTAGGAACCGGGATGGAAGGTGTCAAGCCCACCCGGGGAACCCCATCGCGGAAAACGCTTTAAGAGTGAGAATTAGAGACTGTGGAGGGGGTCGACATCGACAATCAACCGGACCCCGCCCCGCTGAGCTTCATCCCACCGAATGGCCTCTTCCACCACCGGCTTGAGCTTGCGGGCCGAGAGGGTCCGCAGTGTCAGATGCCAGCGATAGCGGCCTTTCATGCGTTCCAACGGCATGGGAGCCGGCCCGAAAATCTGCACACCCTGAATCGCCTGCCGGGCGATCCAGGAGACGAGGTGTTGTTGAAGCCTCTCCGAATATTGAATGACCCGCTCTTCCTTCGGATCGTCCAGCAGCAGATGCGCCTGGCGCGAGAAGGGGGGGAATCCAAGGGCGCGCCGCTCCTCGATTTCCACGGCGTAGAATTTCTCATAGTCCTGCGACGCGGCCGCCTGAATCACAAAATGATCGGGCATGAAGGTCTGGAGGATAACCTGACCCGGCCGATCCCCCCGGCCGGCCCGGCCCGCCACCTGGGTCAGGATCTGGAAGGCCCGCTCCTGGCCCCGAAAATCAGGGATCGCCATTTCTCGATCCGCCAGTAAAACGCCGACGAGGGTGACACCGGGAAAATCGAGCCCCTTCCCCACCATCTGCGTTCCCACGAGGATATCGATCTCTCTATCCTCGAAGGCGCCGATCATCTCTCGGTGGGCGCCTCGCCGGCGGGTCGTATCCATATCCATCCTCAAGATGCGGGCGCCGGGCATGTGGGTCCGGAGCTGGCTCTCCACCTTCTGGGTCCCAAAACCGCCGTACAGAAAGTCCCGCCCCCCGCAGGAGGGACACGAGCGGATTTCCTCCTCGCGGTGGCCGCAGTAATGGCAACGGAGGTGCCCGCCTTGCCGGTGATAGGTCAGGATGACACTGCAGTTGGGACAGGGGGCGACAAGGCCGCACCCCACGCATTGAACCGATGTTGAGTGCCCGCGACGGTTTAGAAAGATGATCGCCTGCTCCTTGCGGTCCAGACAATTCCGCAGGCGCTCGAGCAGCAGCTCAGAGAAGGGCTCTCCGGCCAGCCGGGGCTGGGAAAGAACCTCTATGGCGCGCGCCCGGGCTTGCTCCCCATCCGGCGCCTTCGGCGACAATGTCCTATCGGACGGATGGGCTTCCTCCTCGCGCGGTCGGAGATCGGCCATGACGACACAGGCGGTCGGCCGCTGTTCGACACGTTCCGGCATGGAAAGGTATCGAAATTTCTCCAGATCGACGTTGTGCCGGCTCTCCAAGGATGGCGTTGCCGATCCGGCGATGGCGACCACTCCCTCGATCCGGGCCCGCATCAGGGCGACATCGCGCCCATGATATCGAGGCGAATCCCCCTGTTTATAGGCGCCTTCATGCTCCTCATCGATGATGATGGCGCCCAGCCGCGGTATCGGGACAAAGGCGGCGGAGCGGGTCCCAACAATGACCGGCAGCTCACCCTCCCGAGCGCGCCACCAGTTTGTCCGGCGCTCGCCGGCCGCCATCCCGCTATGAAAGATCCCCACCGAGTTCCCCAATCGTCTCTGAAAACGCTGCACCAGCTGCGTCCCCATGGCGATTTCCGGAACAAGCATCAGGGTCCCGCGCCCCTGATCCAGGAGATGCTGCGCAATATTAAGATAGACTTCGGTTTTTCCGCTCCCCGTAACGCCGTGCAGGAGAAAGACCGGGGGGGCGCCCCTTTTACCAGCCCCTTCTTCCGCCACCCGATGGGCCGGGAGGGCACCGAGGATCGTCGCCAGAACCTCCGATTGATGGGGTGTGAGATGGAGGGGTTGCTCGAGCGCCTCGGGGAGATCCTGCGCATCCGCTGTCTTCCGGGCCCGAGCGCGACCCTTCCAAACCTGTCCGGGTAGAGCCGCCTCAAAGACTTCACCGATCGGGCAGGCATAGTAGTCAGCGACCCAGCGAACCAGCTTGAAGAGCGCGCCTTCGAGAAGAGGCTCGTCCGGCTCCAGCGCCTCCACCGGCT
This window of the Candidatus Eisenbacteria bacterium genome carries:
- the rho gene encoding transcription termination factor Rho, whose product is MDIADMKRKTISDLVKVANELGIQGTSGLRKQELMFKILEAQTEKNGNIFAEGVLEILPEGYGFLRSPDYNYLPSPDDIYVSPSQIKRFDLRTGDTVSGQVRPPKDGERYFALLRVEAINFEGPEATKEKTLFDNLTPLYPNERFRLEVAKRDITTRIIDLLAPIGKGQRGLIVSPPKAGKTVILKKIAQAITENHPDVMLIVLLIDERPEEVTDMARSVDGEVVSSTFDEPAERHVQVAEMVIEKARRLVEHKRDVVILLDSITRLARAYNTIVPHSGKILSGGVDANALHRPKRFFGAARNIEEGGSLTICATALIDTGSRMDEVIFEEFKGTGNMELVLDRKLSDKRIFPAIDLNRSGTRHEELLIAEADLRKVWILRKFLSELNSVEAMEFLVDKMSQTKTNKKFLESMNS
- the prfA gene encoding peptide chain release factor 1, with protein sequence MDDLLRGRERLLEQMEQINQELSDPKILKDQDRLKTVGRDRVRVQNLLEAMRVYQKATEALAEAQQIIFLGEDADLVTLAEEEILELEAQAEKAEIALKRKLIPKDPADDRNAMMEIRAGTGGDEAALFAADIFRLMTRFAERHHYKIEIMTSHPTEIGGYKEIVLTIQGEGAYGLFKFESGVHRVQRVPTTESSGRIHTSAITVAVFPEAEEVDVKFAPEDLKVDVYRSSGPGGQSVNTTDSAVRIRHIPTGIVVQCQDERSQIKNKAKALKVLRSKILDKARTDRVAKVADARRSMVSTGDRSAKIRTYNFPQGRVTDHRIGFTLYNLEAVLEGDLDTLIEKLQVAEAERALAAGIEE
- the rpmE gene encoding 50S ribosomal protein L31, translating into MKKNIHPKYENRTFKCVCGNVIETRSTMDKDTTIEICSNCHPFFTGKQKLVDSAGRVERFRKKYEKNEEPQKDSKKKSAPSSGGQ
- the priA gene encoding primosomal protein N', giving the protein MSKRIALVALPLGLRKPLSYSIPDELEGILKPGHRVLVPLRGRRTHGYVVDCLPAAQAPVLTGRIKPVEALEPDEPLLEGALFKLVRWVADYYACPIGEVFEAALPGQVWKGRARARKTADAQDLPEALEQPLHLTPHQSEVLATILGALPAHRVAEEGAGKRGAPPVFLLHGVTGSGKTEVYLNIAQHLLDQGRGTLMLVPEIAMGTQLVQRFQRRLGNSVGIFHSGMAAGERRTNWWRAREGELPVIVGTRSAAFVPIPRLGAIIIDEEHEGAYKQGDSPRYHGRDVALMRARIEGVVAIAGSATPSLESRHNVDLEKFRYLSMPERVEQRPTACVVMADLRPREEEAHPSDRTLSPKAPDGEQARARAIEVLSQPRLAGEPFSELLLERLRNCLDRKEQAIIFLNRRGHSTSVQCVGCGLVAPCPNCSVILTYHRQGGHLRCHYCGHREEEIRSCPSCGGRDFLYGGFGTQKVESQLRTHMPGARILRMDMDTTRRRGAHREMIGAFEDREIDILVGTQMVGKGLDFPGVTLVGVLLADREMAIPDFRGQERAFQILTQVAGRAGRGDRPGQVILQTFMPDHFVIQAAASQDYEKFYAVEIEERRALGFPPFSRQAHLLLDDPKEERVIQYSERLQQHLVSWIARQAIQGVQIFGPAPMPLERMKGRYRWHLTLRTLSARKLKPVVEEAIRWDEAQRGGVRLIVDVDPLHSL
- a CDS encoding ketol-acid reductoisomerase encodes the protein MIGDWVRGDTPQAWDHLKGLRIGVLGYGNQGRAQALNLRDSGRDHQFTVLVGARPGGEGARVAGDDGFEVISMQACVQRCRILISLLPDEHQAEILSRQVFAPPDRREAPAAGDAGSQDRTAQILNPPLLCLAHGFSLLYGGLEPPPDWDVVLVAPTGPGSRLREAFIEGRGLPGIVAVHQDAGGSAEERALALAQGLGLLRQGVYITTVENETVVDLFGEQAVLCGGMMALAQAAYDTLVKAGYPGELAYIECMQQVGVTADLLTRFGPEGMREKISPTALFGELTRGPRIINDQVRERLAEILNEAASGRFGKEWMEDVAHGNPRLDDLLKQARHHPSNAMYQKLARWRGDFKNECMSDDLRTGEGQHVPPEAPEKRC
- a CDS encoding tetratricopeptide repeat protein; its protein translation is MRLLKILFLLIVAVSLSGLMACKSAHISGGKLHFDQRRFERALEQFQLAIIEQPDNGEAYMYLGLTEAELKHPEEADAALKKAVELMPELGDQITVNRLHYWTELHNDALRLAGEGNVLRDDGDEAGSKAKFNEALKQFQIATIYAPEQLDTHIYIGKLRYQLGETDAAIAIFTNVQKMAAEQMANAQNAAEAQKKQEDVNGLLVAVYWDLANKAYQTERWDDAIRFYHNVMEITPDEPDLLYQLAGSYFQKALNVPKEEKTEYLREAANFYQKVVDRVATDEDALYNMTVALWDLGEYVDAEVQARKLVDINSKDGEYRILLGRILSKLDKKEEFVAEFVLGKALSDSRPETAATVRDEATNCGPKSDMLDALRNRGEPEEVRRFTDSSGQEYVCWFYWTEGKAYAFVNCKQQFQSEFKASVAGD